The window tccttgaaattttaatccccttccagccccatttagaccccttttcacattttggttaatacaacccgatttcattcgggtctactggggccacacatatatatatatatatatgtatatatatatatatatgtgtgtgtgtgttgtgtgtgtgtgtgtgtgtgtgtgcacgcattatatatacaaatgtatacaaatgagatatatatctgtataaattacattagagataaaaccactaataggcaaatgaaacagtgaaaaaccaaaaacaaaaacataaaaaaatataatatataaaatatataaaatataaaattgaaaaatttaaattacttaaattgaaaataaaaattattaaattatatttataatttgtttaaaaatatatattactatgaaaaagtatgaaaaagtttaatatacataaatacagatatatacactttgtatatatatacattatatatacatatttatatatagaacacacacacacacacatacattatatatacatatttatatatagaacacacacacacctataaatgaacgcaagaatatctgattcaccatatttgttctcatgctcatgtgttgttggtgacagacagatacataaaagaacgccgaagtgataggaaggtaggaaacagagtgagtgaaaaagagaggaaatagcgacagatacatcaaagaacaCAGTCTGACgaaatttacattaaataacagGAGTGGATATGtcaaagttatatatttatgaaggggagtgagagggtaatggaggaaatagcgtgagtgagggagatggcccctagcaaccacaccttttaagataggtatttctaaggtagcccacgggtatcgacacctcattctacatgtccctgcaaattttggagcgaatcggacgggatatagtggcattgaaagcgattcaagcggtaaaaacgcatttcagttttatatatatactagctgaaggtgacccgctctacgcgcgggtaagtgtgtggttgttactttctgttgcttcctttcagcacgtaaaaagcaccatcagaacgtggcggattgcagcgctgccttgactggcttctgtgctggtggcacgtaaaaagcaccaaccgaccgtggccgctgccagcccccctggcacctgtgcaggcgacacgaaaaaagcacccactacgctcacagagtggttggcgttaggaagggcatccacctgtcgaaacactgccagatcagactggagcctggtgcagcctcctggcttcccagacccctgtcaaactgtccaacccgtggtagcacggaaaacggacgttaaacgatgatgatgatgatgatgattctccctctttgtttctttctcctttctctctcactttcccactctcttactcttcctttctctcggactctccctcgctttctcttactctctatctttatatatctctctcccatttataaacaacaaaagatcttgagtaagttgagaaataaaatatttcgaaagatcaatcataaatatcaggcagttacaaaggaaaggtctgcttcaagacagacagcaaaacactaacatttaaaagggacagacgaacttgcgagctgaaaaaaaataataaaatattggaaaccaaagtttgaagggatataatttgaggatagtagagtcaccatggctggcatttcttaacgacggacagcaacgtattgacagttcaacggctggcataaaattttgaacttgatgtaaaagaaaatccctaaaaaccaagttttgacttgattctttctcacgacagtagactcaccatggcaagcattcaaaacttcttcatcatggacggcaacacattgacgattaaaaggctggagcaaattttttagcttgatgtaacagagaattgctaaacaccctctcctttaaattttaatccccttccaaccccatttataccccttttcaccttttggttaatataacccgatttcatttgggtctactggggccacattttataagatgaggactcaaccaagtttcccaagttctggtcatagaccatagaacactcaaccaagtttcccgatttctggtcatagaccatagaacagtcaagcaagtttcccgagttctggtcatagaccatagaacactcaaccaagtttcccgagttctggtcatagaccatagaacactaaaccaagtttcccgagttctggtcatttgcagaataaatagagacggcggaggtggcagacgtcgttgcaatataaacatgatttgttataagagaaagattgtccagattgtgtgttggtggtgttggtggtggcgatgataattatcattaggaaaaagagtgagtgagtgaggaagacatacatacgttgtggcgatgataattgtagaccccttttcacattttgatgaagagaacccgatttcattcgggtgtactggggccacatataggtgtgtgtgtgtgtgtgtgtgcacgctgtagaaattaaattagagataaaaccactaatagggaaatgaaacagtaaaaaaccaaaaacaaaaacataaaaataaaaatataatattagatatatgtatatatatgtgtgtgtgtgtgtgtgtgtgttgacaggtagacaatagaatgcgatgacgATGGGGATGGctatgtaatatttgttactgtccatgaacgctgatagatacatgagtaaaatgtataggaaggtaagagatagagtgagtgaaaatgttcttggaagagagtaaatagcgacagagtgatttgaggaagactttacattaaataacggtagttgcattgtcaaatgaaggggagtgacagagtactggaggaaatagggtgaggtaggaagatggcccctagcaaccacaccttttaagatagggatttgtaaggtagcccacgcgcatcgtcacctcattctacatgtccctgtaaattttggagcgaatcggacgggatgtagtggcattgaaagcgaaccaagcggtaaaaacgcatagGGATTTGTAAgatagcccacgcgcatcgtcacctcattctacatgtccctgtaaattttggagcgaatcggacgggatgtagtggcattgaaagcgaaccaagcggtaaaaacgcatttcagttttatatatagagatatatattattttatagaaggagcttctacaggactagaactgtttcattcagaggaAATCTTCAGGTCCCAAAATTaccgcagagcttaatgaccaccgcGAACAAAAACTATTCGCCGGGAGCTGAACAAAGCCGGATTTAACGGGAGGCCTGCAATTAGAAAACCacttattttgaaaaacaaacgttgcaacgcatttagagtggagtaaaaacctacagaattggtccttagagcagtggaagaatgttattttctcggacaaggCATCATTTACCTTATTACCGACCGGGTATACGTGTGGAGAGAGCCAATAGAAGtgtttgacccagactgccttcttccaactgttaaacttgGAATAGGATTTGTAACgatctgggggggggggtgctatatatatatatatatatatatatatatatatatatattggactccTCTGTTGATGAAAAATTGCTCCAATACACCACGACGTCTGAAGCTTTTGAATTTTTCGTAACTTTTTTACACTTtctctaactttttttttatactttctaaacttTTTTGGTACTCTCTGCTTTTTCCCATTGTCGCttcgctatgatagatcgctagccactacacattatttattttctctccctgtttctttctgtgttcctttctgtggaagagcgtaggctcgaaacgttaaagatttcttcacttcccgagcgttatactaatacaactgtttgttgcgtacaccacctgccttcgctTATtcctttttttgtaaattctcccgatatgtatatatatatatatatatatatatatatatatatatatatatatatatatatatatatacatatgtgtgtgtgtgtgtgtgtgtgtgcatgtgtgtgtgcgcgcacggaTTGTTTATGCaaacgtacacatgtacacatatttcattatattatgcaTTTTTGAAATGTAGTAGCACTTTCTTTCCTTATATATCTACTCAGATTCTCTAATGTCACTCTTTCTTTTGTAAGatgttaatattttctttgtcATTGACGGTGTCATGCGCACTCTGTTCTCAGTCGatgttatatgaataaatgaatatatatctttaacCGATTAATAGTTAGGAAATAGTTTTCATTTTAAAGAGAGAGTCAATACATCAAATAAACATTCCAGTTTAATGGTTGAcgtggtgtgtgtatttgcatataaaatctaaaaataagaGCAATTATCTATAGTTATACTTCTGGAAAGGTTGCTTCGAAATTTTATAACGTTACTTTTTTTCCGTGTCTCTGTGAATTTGCACATTAGTAATACAGTCACGTAGTCACATTTTAAGAGAAaacgaaacaattgtaaattgccaaacaattttcaatatttcacaATAGAGAGATATGACTAAATCGTTATTTCTAGCGCTGATATCAAGTAATGCATATAAGCTTGCATGGTATTTGTTAGAACGAAAAAATTTtgtcgttatttttttcttttagataattttaaactATGATTGTAGTCTGGAACACGATTAATCCGgtaaacaaagaaaagagagaaaaaaaaaccggtAATGAGAGAAATACGTTTCGTCGCCAATTAGTTCAATCAGCGGTAAGAGTGCGTGCATAAACGAAAGCTAAGAATGATTTGCAAGCAGGATTACCGCGTTTCTTTGTCTAGTGGCCCGTACCCATTCCATTCACACCGTATATGTTAATGTCATATGGGCATCTGTATTTATGGCGGACACGGCATATTTTACACTACCCGACGTGTTTTTTTTAGCtttatgtatgtctgtcagtctgtgtggctgtatgtatgtgtatactaacacacacacacacatatatatatacacacacacacatatatatatatatatatatatatatatatatatatatatatttgcacatacacacacagatacattcacacacacacacatataaatatatatatatatatatatatgtgtgtgtgtgtgtgtgtgtgtgtgtgtgtgcatttcagtCAATGTAAGGTAGCACACATGGATACTTGTCCATGTGCTCAGCATGTGAACTGTTGTTTGCCTTTCAAGTCACCAGAAGGCGAAAAAACTTTTAAACTAATTTGGCATTTTGTATTGGCTTCCATAATTATGTAATTCCCACCATGTTTTAGAGAATAACGGCGTCTATTTATATTAGGAGACAATGTACGAATACAAATATAAGAGTTATAAGACACTTCGTCTAAATTCTCTAAAGTTACAACTATgtcgtaaaagaaaaaatatcttgaatGCATAGATTTTTAAATGGGAATATTCTCTGACAATAGGATTTCCGTTAGCACACGTGAAATAGAAGTAAtgctgtattttgtttttcatattaattACATGATTCTATATAtagcatttcattctttcaaatgTGTCTTGTATTCTACGTCAAACATGGAGTAATTAAtaagatttattttcttttaaagaaaaaaatatcggcTCGAAATCGGTCTTTATATCACGCACAATGATGTCTCCTGCAATGGATAATGGGAATACATCTTGACTTTCATAGATTTTTGCATGTCTTTCAACACAGTGACAGTAAAGATGTTccatatacataaaaagaaaaaaaaaacatagccgAACAAAAGAAAATTGAGGAAAACTTTGTCAATTATTTCCATTTGTCTGAAGCTTTATAACATTAAAAGGGAACTAGAAAATAGATAGAAACATGCCGAAATCCATATATGCTCATATACCTATGCTTTCTCACTCACTAtgagattatatacatacatgcacacacacatatacatatatatatatatatacatttacacacttaTACAAtggctacatatatatgcacatacatacatacatacatacatacatacatacatacatacatatatatataatatatatatatatatatattatatatatatatatatatatatatatatatatatatgcatatacgtatatatctgccGTCATATAAATGGAATATTTTATGTGCATCTTACGACCAACATTCAAATCCAGCTGGCAGGTATAAACTTTCTCTATTTACTAGAGAAATTTAAATGAATGATTTGGCCCATTGATAGAACGTCTCTCATATGTTGACTCTTTTCCGATGGCCCTCTTTAAGCAAATATTTATACGCTATTAATTATAGCATTATTAGTTTCGAGATACATCTTTCTATTTAGTCACCGACGGAGAGAGGTGgtggagagagaataaaaatatgcatatattttacaatttgattACTCACTTAGAACAGTAATACATCTTACGGCGCATTCATAGTGCACTTCCAGCTATCATACAACATTTTACTCCCTAGTTTGTTTCCTTTAATTACTGTAGATGCCGAAATCTTGAAATTTATTTTGTTCCTGATCAACACCAGTGTTTGCTTGTATGACTCCCTGCAAAGTACATGGAACCTCTCAATCTTCTGAATAAATTATAAGATAACTATTTTAATTAGACTACTTCATCCCAATTCCCATGGAAGTTTCAaaagatttatatttaaatatgtttgttaTTTGCTTTGGGGGAAAGTGTAGAAAAAGTACAATGGAAAGTCTACACAGAGTACAATGCAATACCTAAATCAAAGTGTTTCATTGTTCTACTGCATTTGTTATCGTAACTGTCAACTGTACATTCGTAGATAAATTAAGTTCAATAAGACAATCGTTGATAGATAGTAATGCTGTAAACTGGCATTTAAGAATGTAGTAGTGAATATCATTTCCTGCATGTAAATTAAATATGCATCATTCACATATACTATTttgatattataaaatattcCGCTATTTTTACGACACATAATCGTTTTAAGAATGTTCTTTTTTACTGGACGAACATGTCACAAACTTAAATTCAAACAAATTTGCTGTACTCTCAATAAGATTCACAAATACTTCTGTCTGATCTGGTGCTGCCGAGCAGTAAATATTGATGAGACAACTGTAATATCTATATACTGCATCTATTTGATTAGTATCTTTCATGTTTGAAACAATCTATCAATTTGATAGAATGCATGAACTTTTGTGTCAGCTCGCTGAACATTTATTAAAAGGTGATAAACTGTCAAGAGTCAATAAAGCACGAGATTATAGCCAACCCACACTGGCACGATTTGAATCTAATTGTGGTACATCATATCTGGCAGCGAATAATGAGCATAACTGACATGACGTCAATTATTTTAGTGAATGAATGATTCATAAATCAATTCTCATGTCTGCAATACTATACAAACCTGTTCAATAGGTACATCACCGCATCGttttaactataattatatttctacataggGTATTCAAACGCAAACATATCAACAATCTAACAATTCATCAATTGATTAAATGGAATAAGGAATATTGCTATATTAATCTTATGAATTCTACCtagaataatatattaaaacCATTGTTGAAGTAAATAAGAGAGCATGAAAAATTATACGacaataaatatgtatagaaGAATATGAGAGGGCGTTATGTGTGTATCAATTTATACtttactctgtcagtctgtatatacatacagacacacatatatatatatatatatgtataaatatttctactatttaaaattatatggtatgtatgtatatacatacatacatacatataatatatatatattatatataatatatattaatatatatatatatatatatatatatatatatatattctttatttgtgaattaagggtACCGGGATTTCTTGTAAATCCCGTGAACCAAAACGTGATTATTTCCCAAAGTGGAGGCAAACACCTATCTGCATAtaatcggcttgaaaaattattaagataCTTCGATATTCTCCTACTCTTCTTAACATGAATCCAATGGTAgatttaattcacaaataaagaaagtaTTTATCCACCAATGAGACTGTCTGAAGCTCATATCACAATGAATCAAggtaagggaggagagagaaagaaagagagagagagagagagagagagagagagaggtgttctGTAGCCATAGTAATGATGCACTTTTGGCAGCCAACAGCAACACAACTTATCATTGTAGTCCATCTGTGTCCCACCCCACTGCCTCCAATTGATGGTTGTCCAGTCACTTGTTGTGGGCGACAAACATCAGCTTTGACTGGAGTCATTCACAATGTCACTTTCTGAGTCTGATGACCCTTCTTCATCCGATGCTATTTGTTTCTCTTCTAGTTTCTTCTTGATGGCATGGAGCCTCTTTAAGATGGACTGATAGTCAAATGAGCCTCGTTTGTCACCGAAAGGATCCAACATTGTCTGCCCCTGCTTCATGAGGTTGGCTTTACATACAgattcataataatcataatacgtGGGGAAGGACTTTTCCATCACTTCTCGAAGTGCTTGAGGACAGGTACATCGTTCTTTCAACACAACATATCACAAACTGCAACCCGTAGAGACTCGTGCTGTATCACATCATTATACCGTTTAGCATCACCAACATTACGCTCCTGCTCAAAACCCGGCTCATTGTGATATGGTTTGTCGTTCATTAAAGACTGGATGGATATCAGAATGCTGGAAAGAGACTGAGCAGGACTCCAGGATGGGCCACTCCAGGTCCCTATGATACTTAAACACACCTTGCCACTTCTGTAAAGGTTAGGGTTAAAACGGACTCGACCATCACCAGTAGTCATTAGTTTTACTCGTGGAGGTCTGATGGGGTAATCTGGGGGACACCGAATTAGAAAGTAGAAGAAACCTCCTTCATAAGGCGTATCAAAAGGTCCAGTAATTAATGCATGAATTTCTGTAATATCTTCTTTGTCTGGAACTATACACATTCCTGGAGGTGGTTCATTATATATTGTCATAATATCTCTTTTTATCCGAAGAATACACTGGGGCGTTGGTTTCTCTttatcccaatatatatatatatatatggcttacgtacatatatatatatatatatatggcttacgtacatatatatataatatattatatatatatatatatatatatatatatataatgacttacagccatatcacgttgaaagcatcagttctcgttcgatcaccgaagtaagcaacgtcgagcctagttagtacttacatgggtgaccgcttggaaaatctaggtgctgtaagcgtcacactcttttaggcgcaggagtggttgtgtggtaagtagcttggttaccaactacatggttcctggttcagtcccactgcgtggcaccgtggacaggtgtcttctactatagcctcatgccgaccaaaatcttgtgagtggatttggtagacggaaactgaaagaagcccgtcgtatatatgtatatgtatatatatatatatatatatatctgtgcgtgtgtgtttgttagtctgtgtttgtccccacaacatcgcttgacaaccgatgctggtgtgtctacgtccccgtatcttagcgtttcggcaaaagatagcgatagaataagtacttggcttgcaaaaaataagtcctgggatcgatttgctcgtctaaatgcggtgctccatcatggccgcagtcaaatgactgaagcaagtaaaagagtaaaagagtaaagagtatatatatatatatatatgtgtgtgtgtgtgtgtgtgtgtgtgtgtgtgtgtgtgtgtgtgtgtgtgtatcccctaCCATTCAGcaagtagaaagatatagatacatcttaattacatacgtacatatatgcatacatacatataaatatatatatgtgagtgcgtataaGTGTAGAATTTCAGAGTCGTTACaacaacagataaaagataccaGTTGTTCCTATAGTATTCCtatttttttgcaattaataCGTTTGCCTTCACTTTTAATTCCTTCCCATTCTTGAGTCTTATTGTTGTCTCTTGCTTGTGCAAAACTAACGGcggagcttgaagcagtccaacgccactacactaaaaagattgaGACAATGTAGCGGATGAGCTACAAAGATAGGGTGAGAAAACTACAGctttactccctggagcgaaggcgtgAGAGATaggcaataatatacatatggaaaattctAGAGGGGCTAGTACCTAACTTTGGTATTGattgttatacaaatgccagaactagTCGGCATTGTAATGTACCAAAGCTACCATCAACTCGATCTAAATTCATGACCAGTTATTGCGATAGTCTAGGATtgaaaggcccacagctcttcaatgcttttccataaaaattaagaaatatgcaTAAGGTGGAAGTCGAGGTCTTCAAAAAGAAACTTGACATATTCCTCTCCACAATACGGGATGAACCAACAGCCCGACATGATGTACAGACAAGAGCAGCGGAATAAAACTCCATTATACACCAAATGTACCAATAGCTGGGACAAAGGAACATACAGGACTGGTGATGTGAAACAATCAGTCTGAGGATGTCAGAAagaccatggtggtgctccaacagGACCACAGCCGCATAGATGAAACGAGTAAcagagtaaatgagtatatacatatatatatatatatatatatacatatacatacatatatatgcatatgcatatatgggtacagtacGTCACCAAtagtaaacaaaacgaaacacgaaaacaatgagagaaacaaatagaaaacaggacgagtaacacaaagaacgacccttcatcagttgtcagatgtttatctactcctcatttcgggAACTGAACAACAATATGtgtcttcgaagacagttacCCCCATATGTACCAAAATAAAAGTTTGGATTTATGGGGTTCGGGTCAaaatttgggaacaaaaacaaaacagtggtgacatacaaggaaaccaaacgaaatcaaacatggagggtcgttagaacCAGTGTTTTCTATTTTACCCTCGTGCTGTGTGATGTATGTGGGACAGGAGGAATATAAATGCAttaattgagtatatatatatatatatacacatacgtatctatagatttatatatatatacatacatacatacaaacatatatgtatatagtatatacatatatatatgtatgttctatatatcatatatatatatatatatatatatatatatatata of the Octopus sinensis linkage group LG1, ASM634580v1, whole genome shotgun sequence genome contains:
- the LOC115218032 gene encoding LOW QUALITY PROTEIN: ubiquitin-conjugating enzyme E2 Z-like (The sequence of the model RefSeq protein was modified relative to this genomic sequence to represent the inferred CDS: deleted 2 bases in 1 codon), whose protein sequence is YWDKEKPTPQCILRIKRDIMTIYNEPPPGMCIVPDKEDITEIHALITGPFDTPYEGGFFYFLIRCPPDYPIRPPRVKLMTTGDGRVRFNPNLYRSGKVCLSIIGTWSGPSWSPAQSLSSILISIQSLMNDKPYHNEPGFEQERNVGDAKRYNDVIQHESLRVAVCDMLLKERCTCPQALREVMEKSFPTYYDYYESVCKANLMKQGQTMLDPFGDKRGSFDYQSILKRLHAIKKKLEEKQIASDEEGSSDSESDIVNDSSQS